The Verrucomicrobiota bacterium genome includes the window GTTCCAGACTCTGGTGAAAGACTTTCTGAACATCTGGAAAGTAGATTAGAGGTAGAACATGCCTTAGGACACTACGGGGTGCCAGTAACATCTCTACGCGCAGCCATGATTATTGGGGCTGGAGGCTCCTCCTTTCAAATCATGCAGCGCCTTGTGACACATCTACCTATCATGCTATGCCCTAAATGGACCCAATCGAAAACACAGCCAATTAGTCTCGATGATGTTATCAAACTCATTAAGTACTGTATTGACCAGCCACCCGATCATAACCAAAGCTTCGACATTGGAGGCAAGGAAGTCATGACCTATACTGATATGATGCAACAGACCGCTGATTTGCTCAAAAAGAAGCGCCTTATTATTCCTATTCCACTACTGACTACAAAGCTTTCAATCCTTTGGGTTCGTCTATTCTCTGGAGCTCATAAAGAGTTAATTACTCCACTCGTTGAGAGTCTAAGGCATGATATGATTGTAACAGATGGGTTATTACACCAAAAAACTCAATTCCAAAGAACACCATTCAAAAAAGCTGTGGAGGATACTCTGAGAGCAGAAAGAGAAAAAAATGAAGAATCCGTAAAACAAGAGCTTTTATCTCTAAACTGGTCTTTAGCACAAAAAAAATCTGTTTGCTCCATCCAGAGAATGCCTCTCCCCATAGGGCACGATGCTTTCTGGGTAGCAGAAGAATATGCAAGGTGGTTGCCTATATTTTTCAAAGTTTTCATCCGAGTCAAAGTGGACGCAGAAAAAAA containing:
- a CDS encoding NAD-dependent epimerase/dehydratase family protein; translation: MGNLNMEECSQHSPSVVIAGAGGFVGKALIDHLKKHHQVIALSRRPQKPLPNVLWRSCDLFSLLQTEKTLDGADVGIYLVHSMLPSPLTQASFQDMDLILADNFGRAAYKKGLKHIIYLGGLVPDSGERLSEHLESRLEVEHALGHYGVPVTSLRAAMIIGAGGSSFQIMQRLVTHLPIMLCPKWTQSKTQPISLDDVIKLIKYCIDQPPDHNQSFDIGGKEVMTYTDMMQQTADLLKKKRLIIPIPLLTTKLSILWVRLFSGAHKELITPLVESLRHDMIVTDGLLHQKTQFQRTPFKKAVEDTLRAEREKNEESVKQELLSLNWSLAQKKSVCSIQRMPLPIGHDAFWVAEEYARWLPIFFKVFIRVKVDAEKNLAFYISGLPWALLELNFSAERSTTDRALYYISGGFLSHKSKEDDNYPPGRLEFRTTPDGKSAMAAIFNFRPSLPWFFYRLTQAPAHLFVMKCFSNHLSKK